A single region of the Solwaraspora sp. WMMD406 genome encodes:
- a CDS encoding DeoR/GlpR family DNA-binding transcription regulator produces the protein MYAEERQQEIVRLARADGRVDVTTLAETLNVTAETIRRDLTTLERAGVLRRVHGGAIPVERIGFEPALATRDTVLTTEKERIAKAALAELPQEGAIILDAGTTTARLAQVLPTDRELTVVVNSPALATTLGIRTNLNVLLLGGRVRGKTMATVDDWALRPLADLYVDVAFLGTNGCSVERGLTTPDPAEAAVKRAMIGAARRSIVLADHTKIGNDYLARFGTLADVDLLITDTGLNEDLVAEVETAGPRVVRA, from the coding sequence ATGTACGCCGAAGAGCGGCAGCAGGAGATCGTCCGACTCGCCCGAGCCGACGGACGGGTCGACGTGACCACCCTGGCCGAAACGCTCAACGTGACCGCCGAAACCATCCGGCGCGACCTCACCACCCTCGAACGCGCCGGGGTGCTGCGCCGGGTGCACGGCGGAGCGATCCCGGTCGAACGGATCGGCTTCGAGCCCGCACTGGCCACCCGGGATACCGTCCTCACCACGGAGAAGGAACGCATCGCCAAGGCGGCGCTCGCCGAACTGCCGCAGGAGGGCGCGATCATCCTGGACGCGGGCACCACCACCGCCCGACTCGCCCAGGTCCTTCCCACCGACCGCGAGCTGACCGTCGTGGTCAACTCCCCCGCGCTGGCCACGACGCTGGGCATCCGCACCAACCTGAACGTGCTGCTGCTCGGTGGCCGGGTCCGGGGCAAGACAATGGCCACAGTCGACGACTGGGCGCTGCGCCCCCTCGCCGACCTCTACGTCGACGTCGCGTTCCTCGGCACCAACGGGTGTTCGGTCGAACGTGGGCTCACCACGCCGGACCCGGCGGAGGCCGCCGTCAAGCGGGCCATGATCGGTGCCGCCCGGCGGTCCATCGTCCTGGCCGACCACACCAAGATCGGCAACGATTACCTCGCCCGGTTCGGCACCCTCGCCGACGTCGATCTGCTGATCACCGACACCGGACTCAACGAGGACCTGGTCGCCGAGGTCGAAACCGCCGGTCCCCGGGTGGTGCGGGCATGA